The Candidatus Gracilibacteria bacterium genome window below encodes:
- a CDS encoding GspE/PulE family protein, which translates to MSNSLEILKKAIFNEEDPASICDMMIICAVEINASDIHLEPEETRIRLRYRVDGLLREILEYPLINHPQIVARYKILGNLKMDETRKPQDGRISHSVGDKVFDLRISTLPTVHGEKVVMRIVDKTKKVQDLKDLGLEGRNKIVLHKAIAQPNGIILNSGPTGSGKSTTLYSILKELNKVDVNIMTFEDPVEIVVDGINQSQVFPDIGYTFASGLRTALRQDPDIIMVGEIRDSETADIALEAALTGHLVLSTIHTNSAAETVTRLINLGIKTFLIPATINAIISQRLVRRIDPTKSVKVAFSQLDSDMQERIKKILSVIPKDELQNRLSKEMMANPAFYIPDISKVAHADDAYQGRIAIYEVMEITNSIKEMIMRGATSNEIFGAAVKDGMVSMEQDGLIRALQGITSLEEIYSVVRS; encoded by the coding sequence ATGTCAAACTCTCTCGAAATTCTCAAAAAAGCGATTTTTAACGAAGAAGATCCTGCGAGTATCTGTGACATGATGATTATATGCGCTGTCGAAATCAATGCATCAGATATCCACTTAGAACCTGAAGAAACAAGGATTCGTCTCCGATATCGAGTGGATGGATTGCTGAGAGAAATACTCGAATATCCACTTATAAATCATCCTCAAATAGTTGCCAGATACAAGATTCTTGGAAACCTCAAGATGGATGAAACTCGTAAACCCCAGGATGGGCGTATCTCTCATAGCGTTGGAGATAAAGTATTTGATCTTCGTATTTCCACTCTCCCAACTGTTCATGGGGAAAAAGTGGTGATGCGTATCGTGGACAAAACAAAAAAAGTGCAGGATCTGAAGGATCTATGATTAGAGTGAAGAAATAAAATCGTTCTTCATAAAGCTATTGCTCAGCCGAACGGGATTATTCTGAATTCTGGTCCAACTGGATCTGGTAAATCTACCACTCTCTACTCAATCCTCAAGGAACTCAATAAAGTAGATGTCAATATTATGACCTTTGAAGACCCTGTCGAAATCGTGGTGGATGGAATCAATCAGAGCCAAGTATTTCCTGATATTGGTTATACCTTTGCATCTGGTCTCCGTACCGCACTTCGTCAAGATCCAGACATTATCATGGTAGGGGAAATACGAGATAGTGAGACAGCTGATATCGCTCTTGAGGCAGCACTGACAGGACATCTCGTTCTCTCCACTATCCATACTAATTCTGCTGCTGAGACAGTAACACGACTTATCAATTTAGGTATTAAGACATTTTTGATTCCTGCCACTATCAATGCGATTATCTCCCAGCGTCTTGTGCGAAGAATCGACCCCACTAAATCGGTTAAAGTAGCATTTTCTCAGCTTGATTCCGATATGCAGGAGAGAATCAAAAAAATTCTTTCTGTAATTCCAAAAGATGAACTCCAAAATCGACTCTCGAAAGAGATGATGGCAAATCCAGCATTTTATATACCTGATATCTCCAAAGTAGCTCATGCGGATGATGCATATCAATGACGAATCGCTATTTATGAGGTCATGGAAATAACAAATAGTATAAAAGAAATGATTATGCGAGGAGCGACGTCAAATGAAATTTTCTGAGCAGCCGTTAAGGACGGAATGGTCTCCATGGAACAAGACGGTCTTATTCGCGCTCTTCAAGGAATCACCTCACTCGAGGAAATATATAGCGTAGTACGTTCATAA
- a CDS encoding type II secretion system F family protein produces the protein MANNIIILSEKFDTPKVVRHTSWFENMNNLILSSQKIKLKDKVTFYRLLATMVNAGLTVLQAIKILHGQQKKPSMKKIEEKMIDNIHSGKNLSTTLKDFPKSFSDSEVAMIESGEKTGKLNITLLEVASQIENLASLKRKMIGALIYPALIVVVMIGVLFVVMWKVVPPLVGLFSDFGGLPQSTQMLVATSNFVIAYWYLFFIIPAVLSFTWTRWRKTESGLFLTDKFILHIPGVGPLMQKILLAKFSRLIASLMGSGISIVETLRIISGAVGNEVYRQRILGLRDDVAQGITMGKSLEGDPLFPDMVVQMIKVGEETAKIDTIIIKVAEFYDEEVDTAVGAINKIIEPVIIVTMAIFVGLIAYAVMTPIMHLSDVIVQ, from the coding sequence ATGGCAAATAATATCATCATCCTTTCAGAAAAATTTGACACACCAAAAGTCGTACGCCATACGAGTTGGTTCGAAAATATGAATAACCTCATTCTTTCGAGTCAAAAGATAAAACTCAAAGACAAAGTAACATTTTATAGGCTTCTTGCGACGATGGTCAACGCATGACTCACAGTATTGCAGGCTATAAAAATTCTCCATGGTCAGCAAAAAAAGCCTTCTATGAAAAAAATAGAGGAAAAAATGATTGATAATATCCATTCTGGTAAAAATCTTTCAACAACATTAAAAGATTTTCCAAAAAGCTTCTCTGATTCAGAAGTAGCTATGATAGAATCATGAGAAAAAACAGGAAAGCTCAATATTACTCTCCTAGAAGTCGCATCACAGATAGAAAATCTCGCCTCCTTGAAGCGTAAAATGATCTGAGCATTGATATACCCTGCACTTATCGTTGTGGTTATGATTGGTGTTCTCTTTGTGGTTATGTGGAAAGTGGTTCCTCCATTGGTAGGACTCTTTTCAGATTTTTGAGGTCTGCCACAATCCACACAAATGCTGGTTGCAACCAGTAACTTTGTTATAGCCTACTGGTATCTCTTTTTTATTATCCCTGCTGTTTTGAGTTTTACATGGACACGCTGGAGAAAGACCGAATCATGACTCTTCTTAACAGATAAATTTATTCTTCATATACCTGGAGTTGGTCCTCTTATGCAAAAAATCCTTCTCGCGAAATTCTCACGTCTTATCGCCAGTCTCATGGGAAGTGGGATCTCTATCGTGGAAACTCTCCGTATTATCTCAGGTGCTGTCTGAAATGAAGTCTATCGTCAAAGAATTCTCGGACTTCGGGATGATGTGGCGCAGGGTATCACAATGGGTAAATCGCTCGAAGGCGACCCCCTCTTTCCTGATATGGTCGTCCAAATGATCAAGGTTGGAGAAGAGACGGCAAAAATTGATACCATTATCATCAAAGTAGCTGAATTCTATGATGAGGAAGTAGATACTGCTGTGGGAGCTATCAATAAAATCATTGAACCGGTGATTATCGTAACAATGGCGATATTCGTCGGACTTATCGCTTATGCCGTTATGACACCGATTATGCATCTTTCTGACGTTATCGTACAATAG